In Mycobacterium sp. 050128, one genomic interval encodes:
- a CDS encoding zinc-binding dehydrogenase, with the protein MWSYRIIAPYEFERTSIVEKKPDDLADGQVLLRFLAAGVCGSDLPGFRGAKGRLAGDDGPSAAEKDGFPIHEVAGEVIASRHPEHRIGDRVVGWASGFDGLMERVISDGNGLAPYDPGLTAAQAVGLQPLACVLYACEQLPDLAGKHVAIIGQGSIGLLFSYVAKAAGARRVTGVDPIDRRSLATIFGVDEVVRATSDRWVSRLAPTDRADVVIEAVGHQVATLGHAIEATAPGGTVFYFGVADDEAYPISMRLMLRNNLTLKSGVTLDRRRVLELAGKFAAEHPELLGCYLTHTFGVQDVQGAFDLACRPVPERVKIAIAQ; encoded by the coding sequence GTGTGGTCCTACCGGATCATCGCCCCGTATGAGTTCGAGCGCACGTCGATCGTCGAGAAGAAGCCGGACGACCTGGCCGACGGACAGGTGCTGCTGCGGTTCCTGGCCGCCGGGGTGTGCGGCAGCGACCTGCCGGGTTTCCGGGGCGCCAAGGGCAGACTTGCCGGCGACGACGGACCGAGCGCGGCCGAGAAGGACGGCTTCCCGATCCACGAGGTGGCCGGTGAGGTGATTGCCAGCCGGCATCCCGAACACCGGATCGGCGATCGCGTGGTGGGCTGGGCCTCCGGATTCGACGGCCTGATGGAGCGGGTCATCAGTGACGGCAACGGCCTTGCGCCCTACGACCCGGGGCTGACCGCGGCGCAGGCCGTCGGGCTGCAGCCGCTGGCATGCGTCCTGTACGCCTGCGAGCAGTTGCCGGACCTGGCGGGCAAGCACGTCGCGATCATCGGCCAGGGCTCGATCGGGCTGCTGTTCTCCTACGTCGCCAAGGCGGCCGGGGCCCGTCGCGTCACCGGTGTGGACCCCATCGACCGGCGAAGCCTCGCAACGATATTCGGTGTCGACGAGGTGGTGCGGGCGACCAGCGACCGCTGGGTCAGCCGGCTGGCCCCGACCGACCGCGCGGACGTCGTCATCGAGGCCGTCGGTCATCAGGTCGCCACCCTGGGCCATGCCATCGAAGCCACCGCCCCCGGCGGCACCGTCTTCTACTTCGGCGTCGCCGACGACGAGGCCTACCCGATTAGCATGCGTCTCATGCTGCGCAACAATCTGACCCTGAAATCGGGTGTGACGCTTGACCGGCGGCGGGTGCTCGAGCTCGCCGGCAAATTCGCCGCCGAACATCCCGAGCTGCTCGGCTGCTATCTCACGCACACCTTCGGGGTGCAAGACGTGCAGGGTGCATTCGACCTGGCGTGCCGGCCGGTCCCCGAGCGCGTCAAGATCGCGATCGCGCAGTGA
- a CDS encoding cytochrome P450, protein MANPLPYYRTLRDHHPVYYMPQWDTYALSRFEDIWQVLEVNDGTFVASEGTLPPATVLAKHNSGPVEDPPLHPLPFHAVFDTDLYGEIRRSHSAPLRPRSVAGLEARIRELANERLDLLLPQGSFDLTQDYGGIVAASMVCDLLGISTELAPQVLAAVNAGSLAAPGEGVDTAQARPNYLEYLIPVVQRRRAGQSGAPLPVVDGLLGYRLPDGSALDDVETATQMLCIFIGGTETVPKIAAHGLWELSRRPDQLAAVRADPANTVPVAREEMLRYCAPAQWFARTARRPFTIHGQTIEAGQRVITLLASANRDEREYPDPDDFIWDRPIARSLVFGRGQHFCIGYHLARLEVAVLVQEWLRRVPDFEIKGQDATRLPSSFQWGWNQIPVEV, encoded by the coding sequence ATGGCAAACCCGTTGCCGTACTACCGAACTCTGCGCGATCACCACCCGGTCTACTACATGCCGCAATGGGATACCTACGCGCTGTCCCGCTTCGAGGACATTTGGCAGGTTCTCGAAGTCAACGACGGCACCTTCGTTGCGTCGGAAGGAACCCTGCCACCGGCGACCGTGTTGGCCAAGCACAACAGTGGACCGGTCGAGGATCCGCCGTTGCATCCCTTGCCATTTCACGCCGTGTTCGACACCGATCTGTACGGCGAGATCCGTCGCTCCCACTCGGCGCCGTTGCGGCCGCGGTCGGTCGCCGGGCTGGAGGCCAGGATCCGCGAGCTGGCCAACGAGCGCCTCGACCTGCTGCTGCCGCAGGGTTCCTTCGATCTGACCCAGGACTACGGCGGCATCGTGGCTGCCTCGATGGTGTGCGACTTGCTGGGAATATCAACCGAACTCGCGCCGCAGGTGTTGGCCGCGGTCAATGCCGGAAGCCTCGCGGCACCCGGCGAGGGCGTCGACACCGCGCAGGCTCGCCCCAACTACCTCGAATACCTGATCCCCGTGGTGCAGCGGCGCCGGGCCGGCCAATCTGGCGCCCCGCTTCCGGTGGTCGACGGACTGCTGGGTTACCGGCTACCCGACGGCAGCGCGCTCGACGACGTCGAAACGGCCACGCAGATGCTGTGCATCTTCATCGGCGGCACCGAAACCGTGCCCAAAATCGCCGCGCACGGGCTGTGGGAGCTCAGCCGGCGGCCCGACCAGCTTGCCGCCGTGCGTGCCGATCCGGCCAACACCGTGCCGGTGGCCCGTGAGGAGATGCTGCGGTACTGCGCGCCCGCGCAGTGGTTCGCCCGAACGGCGCGGCGGCCCTTCACGATCCATGGCCAGACCATCGAGGCGGGCCAGCGGGTGATCACGCTGCTCGCTTCGGCCAATCGCGACGAACGCGAGTACCCCGATCCCGACGACTTCATCTGGGACCGGCCTATCGCCCGGTCCCTGGTCTTCGGCCGCGGCCAGCACTTCTGCATCGGCTATCACCTGGCCAGGCTGGAAGTGGCTGTGCTCGTTCAGGAATGGCTGCGCCGGGTGCCCGACTTCGAGATCAAGGGCCAAGACGCGACCCGCCTGCCGTCCAGCTTCCAGTGGGGATGGAACCAGATCCCGGTGGAGGTCTGA
- a CDS encoding NIPSNAP family protein, whose translation MKKYYSHTLLYLHETISLGSGSSDRFTEVFTDTYQPTMDALGARLFAMWESTPYNGHWPQVTVIWEIDGFSDYAKIGAARARGGSHEAAAGKWSAFLSEIGASGEGRIMYPGPSNKTLAQLREAKFSAPLVIQEIMQTKPGRQDDYIRELERLYVPWSERTGKRWLGSFTTTFRFNEVIHYWALDGGWECFANHYPSWKDSPPAEIVTWMSVAPALRDGWEDSILQALPPSPLQ comes from the coding sequence ATGAAGAAGTATTACAGCCACACCCTGCTCTACCTGCACGAGACGATTTCGCTGGGATCAGGGTCAAGCGACCGCTTCACCGAGGTTTTCACCGATACCTATCAGCCGACGATGGACGCGCTGGGCGCCCGGCTGTTCGCGATGTGGGAATCCACGCCGTACAACGGTCACTGGCCGCAGGTCACCGTCATCTGGGAGATCGACGGGTTCTCCGACTACGCGAAGATCGGGGCCGCCCGGGCCCGCGGCGGTAGCCATGAGGCCGCGGCCGGCAAGTGGTCGGCGTTCCTGTCCGAGATCGGCGCCTCGGGGGAGGGGCGGATCATGTACCCCGGGCCGAGCAATAAAACCCTGGCCCAGCTGCGCGAGGCCAAATTCAGCGCGCCACTGGTGATTCAGGAGATCATGCAAACCAAGCCGGGGCGCCAAGACGACTACATCCGCGAATTGGAACGTCTCTACGTCCCGTGGTCGGAGCGCACCGGCAAGCGCTGGCTGGGATCGTTCACCACCACGTTCCGGTTCAACGAGGTCATCCACTACTGGGCGCTGGACGGCGGCTGGGAATGCTTCGCCAATCACTACCCCTCGTGGAAGGACAGCCCGCCCGCTGAGATCGTCACCTGGATGAGCGTGGCACCGGCACTGCGCGACGGCTGGGAAGACTCGATTCTGCAGGCCCTACCGCCCTCTCCGCTGCAGTGA
- a CDS encoding CaiB/BaiF CoA transferase family protein has protein sequence MAGPVEGLKVVELGVWVAGPAASAILADWGADVIKIEPPAGDPGRMFGRMLGCDLGVNPPFELDNRSKRSIVLDLTTDEGRDIAFELLGDADVFVTNVRPGALQRLGFDFESLATRYPRLVYGLITGYGQTGPDADRAAYDVAAFWSRAGVAHLLTRPGQTPPFQRGGMGDHSAGMTLAAAICAALLARERTGSGQLVSTSLYRQGAYTVSFDLNTYLLTGQPIAIGQRETMGNPCMNNYAAGDGRRFWIVGLEGDRHWPPLCRVVGHPEWVDDPRYSDAAARFVNGPELIAELDEIFATRSLDEWARAFAEEPDFFWSPINSIEDVVADEQFHSAGGIVDVPDGESSIAMVATPADFHGTPWAPRAPAPQLGQHTDEILAELKARRHS, from the coding sequence ATGGCAGGACCGGTGGAAGGCCTCAAAGTCGTCGAGCTCGGAGTGTGGGTGGCCGGACCGGCCGCCAGCGCCATCCTGGCGGACTGGGGCGCCGACGTCATCAAGATCGAGCCGCCGGCCGGCGATCCGGGCCGCATGTTCGGCCGGATGCTGGGCTGTGACCTCGGGGTCAACCCGCCCTTCGAGCTGGACAACCGGTCCAAGCGCAGCATCGTCTTAGACCTGACCACCGACGAGGGCCGCGACATCGCCTTCGAATTACTGGGCGACGCAGACGTTTTCGTGACCAACGTCCGCCCGGGGGCGTTGCAGCGCCTCGGCTTCGACTTCGAGTCGCTAGCCACCCGCTACCCGCGGCTGGTCTACGGCCTGATCACCGGCTACGGCCAGACCGGGCCCGACGCCGACCGGGCCGCCTACGACGTGGCCGCGTTCTGGTCGCGCGCCGGGGTGGCGCACCTGCTTACCCGGCCCGGCCAGACACCGCCGTTCCAGCGCGGCGGCATGGGTGACCACTCGGCCGGCATGACCCTGGCCGCCGCGATCTGCGCGGCGCTGCTGGCCCGCGAGCGCACCGGGAGCGGTCAGCTGGTGAGCACCTCGCTGTACCGGCAGGGCGCTTACACCGTGAGCTTCGACCTCAACACCTATCTGCTGACCGGTCAGCCGATCGCGATCGGCCAGCGCGAAACGATGGGCAACCCGTGCATGAACAACTACGCCGCCGGTGACGGGCGGCGCTTCTGGATCGTCGGCCTCGAAGGCGACCGGCACTGGCCGCCGCTGTGCCGCGTCGTCGGGCACCCCGAATGGGTCGACGACCCGCGCTACAGCGACGCTGCCGCCCGCTTCGTCAACGGACCGGAGTTGATCGCCGAGCTGGACGAAATCTTCGCCACCCGCTCGCTCGACGAATGGGCGCGGGCCTTCGCGGAAGAACCGGACTTCTTCTGGTCACCGATCAACTCGATCGAAGACGTCGTGGCCGATGAGCAGTTTCATAGCGCGGGCGGCATCGTCGATGTGCCCGACGGAGAATCCAGCATCGCGATGGTGGCCACCCCGGCGGATTTCCACGGAACACCGTGGGCGCCGCGCGCCCCGGCGCCGCAACTGGGGCAGCACACCGACGAGATTCTGGCCGAGCTGAAGGCCCGCCGCCACTCCTGA